Proteins from a genomic interval of Leishmania braziliensis MHOM/BR/75/M2904 complete genome, chromosome 24:
- a CDS encoding putative cyclin 11: MASLGAEHKLECKSMVLTLHTLFDIPRDLVSLDPRRESVELVLKPTAKYYLENKRFCKLDLPEQHVAFSPSSIIFKRDRFVLDFESVPPQCGLSFTRSASPHRATSFANSMPSNFVDSLTAHGTLTAPGVASSTGKMPLHFESDARAGGAVPSNPRFAFGENVDEDHDVNLKSPSSLKLKTSTTFSSATPPNQIVFRYPTRSDLKVIIEVMVGARQRRHDSAAVRWITPSWADRSISGTVSTFAAADGEVMRHKLVNRFVGLTVGHLSCTMELPHAADDLREVLEFSPTAIADAAERLCNDYERLRRFHTADAAEQLNALQNERSMRLRDFVEQLSTGASESSVYRSLLLEVCPSFFVRRIRRICAMYPPIPQSSSWVRTDPETLAAEYCGREMSLIRSLCAELGPDLSAISPRNRFLSYTNVQPLGDELWKWIKDNYANQENDILDYEPDVFMESLALHYGTSEPAPIQYGFSPISYELDRRAYFCDSLRFPVNREHHRYRDEAMAARQNRVPLQLTPCERPLHPIRPTSRNIGEIDILLEKYKPEFVQLVPSIADAMECVTQQNERLLRELLRESQPTGGSVAGNVCTRERMRSLPYEVCPHGFHLFQSERPSGSYVALLTRFAEYTYISVSTLLSAVIYLDRLCLRHPRLLLTTRNIEKLLVAAVRIASKVVDLRSVNNKNFASVFSVPVQDMNELESEFLKLMSFDVFLSPKEFNNYAHLVQLPAAYMQMPPSVRLSNTANANGIGGSIAPPSSAVHEQADPVADVGHSGNGTASRVGSKTTNTNNRVSLNTPAVTTPALPRAPSPQPQHQRYATRGSSSAMAPDSAYGNDAYAAAQRALPPDKPSSKADDSAVTGVEAGGNYTNGSGGAAGHRYGRSGLGGGSGGRGTMSANRYGSGSSAGGASGGGSGGTNGNKAPSPEFESGMRVLSIP; the protein is encoded by the coding sequence ATGGCTTCCCTTGGCGCAGAGCATAAACTGGAGTGTAAGAGCATGGTGCTTACGCTTCACACCCTCTTCGACATTCCACGCGACCTCGTCTCTCTCGACCCACGACGCGAAAGCGTCGAGCTCGTGCTGAAGCCAACGGCGAAGTACTACTTGGAGAACAAGCGGTTCTGCAAGCTGGACCTGCCGGAGCAGCATGTCGCCTTTTCGCCCTCCTCTATCATCTTCAAACGAGACCGCTTTGTTCTGGACTTCGAGTCAGTGCCGCCGCAATGCGGCCTCTCCTTCACGCGATCGGCGTCACCGCACCGCGCGACGTCCTTCGCGAACAGCATGCCAAGCAACTTCGTGGACTCGCTTACCGCGCACGGCACGTTGACCGCGCCAGGGgtggcgagcagcactgGTAAGATGCCTCTTCACTTTGAGAGTGACGCAcgtgctggcggtgctgttcCTTCCAACCCCCGCTTCGCGTTCGGTGAGAACGTCGACGAGGACCACGATGTTAACCTCAAGAGTCCCAGTAGCCTCAAGCTAAAGACCTCGACCACCTTTTCTAGCGCTACGCCGCCGAACCAGATCGTCTTTCGCTACCCCACGCGCTCAGATCTGAAAGTCATCATCGAGGTGATGGTCGGCGCACGACAGCGCCGTCATGACTCCGCCGCCGTGCGCTGGATCACGCCATCGTGGGCGGACCGATCCATCTCGGGCACAGTCAGCACCTTCGCCGCAGCCGACGGGGAAGTGATGCGGCACAAGCTTGTCAACCGCTTTGTTGGGCTGACTGTGGGGCACCTTTCCTGCACGATGGAGCTGCCACACGCCGCCGACGATCTGCGTGAGGTACTGGAATTTTCCCCAACGGCAATTGCAGATGCGGCGGAGCGGCTATGCAACGACTATGAGCGTCTGCGTCGCTTTCACACAGCAGACGCCGCGGAGCAGCTGAATGCTCTCCAAAACGAGCGTTCCATGCGGCTTCGCGACTTTGTAGAGCAACTCTCAACAGGCGCGAGCGAGTCCTCCGTGTATCGcagcctgctgctggaggtgtgCCCCAGCTTCTTTGTGCGCCGCATTCGCCGAATTTGCGCCATGTATCCACCCATCCCGCAAAGCAGCTCCTGGGTGCGCACAGATCCCGAGACGCTGGCCGCCGAGTACTGTGGACGCGAGATGTCGCTCATTCGCAGCCTCTGCGCCGAGCTTGGCCCCGACTTGAGCGCCATCTCGCCGCGCAACCGCTTCCTCTCCTACACAAACGTGCAACCCCTTGGCGACGAGCTGTGGAAGTGGATAAAGGACAACTACGCCAACCAGGAGAACGATATCCTCGACTACGAGCCTGACGTGTTCATGGAGTCGCTCGCGCTGCATTATGGCACGTCGGAACCTGCGCCCATTCAGTACGGTTTTTCGCCCATCTCGTATGAGCTGGACAGGCGCGCGTACTTCTGCGACTCCCTGCGATTCCCGGTGAACCGCGAGCACCACCGCTATCGAGACGAAGCGATGGCGGCGAGGCAGAATcgcgtgccgctgcagctgacgcCCTGCGAGCGTCCGTTGCACCCCATCCGGCCAACGTCGCGTAATATTGGTGAAATCGACATTCTCCTAGAGAAGTACAAGCCAGAGTTTGTGCAGCTCGTGCCCTCCATCGCAGACGCCATGGAATGCGTAACGCAGCAGAACGAACGCCTGCTGCGAGAATTATTGCGTGAATCCCAACCGACCGGCGGCTCAGTCGCTGGGAACGTCTGTACGCGTGAGCGAATGCGCTCACTTCCCTATGAGGTATGCCCGCATGGGTTTCATCTCTTCCAGTCTGAGCGACCCAGTGGGTCGTACGTGGCGCTACTGACGCGCTTTGCCGAGTACACGTACATCTCCGTCAGTACCCTTTTATCAGCCGTCATCTACCTAGACCGACTGTGTCTCCGGCATCCACGGCTGTTGCTCACGACTCGAAACATCGAAAAGCTGCTTGTCGCCGCCGTGCGCATTGCCAGCAAGGTTGTCGACCTCCGCAGCGTCAACAACAAGAATTTTGCGTCTGTCTTTAGCGTACCGGTGCAAGACATGAACGAACTGGAGTCGGAGTTTCTCAAGCTCATGAGCTTTGACGTATTTCTTTCACCGAAGGAATTCAACAACTACGCTCACCTGGTGCAGCTCCCGGCAGCCTACATGCAGATGCCGCCGAGCGTGCGCCTGTCGAACACAGCGAACGCGAATGGCATTGGAGGGAGCATCGCACCACCGTCGTCGGCGGTGCACGAGCAGGCAGACCCGGTAGCGGATGTGGGCCACAGCGGAAACGGCACGGCATCGAGAGTGGGGAGCAAGACCACTAATACGAACAACAGGGTATCGCTGAACACGCCCGCCGTCACCACACCTGCTTTGCCTCGGGCACCGTCCCCGCAGCCACAACACCAAAGGTACGCCACTCGCGGCAGTAGCAGCGCAATGGCACCTGACAGTGCCTACGGCAACGACGCTTATGCAGCCGCCCAGCGAGCGCTGCCACCCGACAAACCATCATCCAAAGCGGACGACTCGGCTGTGACTGGAGTTGAGGCTGGAGGGAACTATACCAATggtagcggcggcgctgctggacacCGCTATGGTCGCAGCGGACTGGGTGGTGGAAGTGGTGGTCGAGGAACCATGTCCGCTAACCGCTACGGGAGTGGAAGTAGTGCCGGTGGTGCTAGCGGCGGGGGCAGTGGGGGTACGAACGGAAACAAGGCACCGTCGCCGGAGTTCGAAAGCGGGATGCGGGTGCTGAGCATTCCCTAA